The Methanosarcina acetivorans C2A genome includes the window TGGAGGAAAATGGTTTTTCTGTTTCTCCTCAGGAAATAATTGTAACCTCAGGCGCATCTGAAGCTCTTACCATTGCCCTTGCAGCCCTCCTTAATGTCGGAGATGAAGTTCTGATCTCAAACCCCGGCTTTGTGTCCTACAACGCCCTGACTGAGATCCTGAACGGAAAGGTGGTAAGCGTTCCCCTGGCAGAAGACCTTACCATGAAGCCGGACGCTGTCCTCGAGAGAATAACTCCTAAGACAAAAGCCCTTATCCTTAACTCTCCATCCAACCCTACAGGTGCGGTCTCAAGCAGGGCAGATATCAAAGCCCTTGCCGAGATTGCAGATGACCATAACATAACCATCATTTCTGACGAGGTCTACGAGTACTTCATCTATGAAGGCGAACACGTAAGCCCTGCCAGCTATTCGGATAATGTGGTCACTATAAACGCTACCTCAAAAAGCTATTCCATGACAGGCTGGAGGCTCGGATATCTTGCAGCCAGGAAAGAGTACATAGCCCAGATGAACAAAGTCCACCAGTACATACAGGCCTGTGCAAATTCAATTGCTCAGAAGGCTGCCTATGCCGCAGTTACCGGCCCGAAAGACTCGGTCAATGCAATGCGTGAAGAGTTCCGAAAACGCAGGGACTTACTCGTAAAAGGGCTCAATGAGCTGGGAATGGAGTGTGCTTTTCCGAAAGGGGCTTTTTACGCCTTTCCGAAAGTTGAAAACTCAGCTGAGGTCGCCTCTAAAATGATCTCAAACGGGGTTGTAGTTGTCCCGGGAACAGCCTTCGGAAGCGAAGGTGACGGCTATATAAGAATTTCCTATGCAGCCTCAATGAAAGATATTGAAAAATCCCTTGCCATTATGGAAAAAGTGCTCTGAGACTTTTTAGGGAGAAAGACTTTTTTCTTTCTCTTTTCTCTTCTTTTTTCCTGCTTGGTTTCTTTTGTTCCGTTTTTACTTTTTTATTACTTTGTTCTTTTTTGCTATTCTAGTTTCACTTCTTTTATTCCTGTATTCTTTTTTTGTTACTCTGCTTTTACTCCTCTAATTCCTCTATTCTTTTTTATTCCCTACCCCTGTCTTTTATTCTTCTATTCTTTTTTGTTCCCTGTTCCTTTTTCTTTTTCTAAACTCCCATTTGACCGGTAGGCGCCCACACATGCCGTAGTTTGTTTCGCCCATCAGTCATTCCTCCTCATTTAAAATTCTTATGTATTCTTCTACTAGGGATTTTCCCATTCCCAGAATTTGTGCAATTTCCTCACTTTTCATCGTTTTGCTAAGCTTTTCTACCTTTTTGTATGCTTTTATGTACCTATCACACGCTTCCTGCGTGTGATTTGTCATTCTTGCAATATCCGGTGTTTGATATCCTTTTTTGTACAAGTTTAGTATAATCCTCTTGTGAGTGACTGCTCTACCAATATCATGTATGATCCCTCTTGTTGGCAATATCTCGCCTGTTCTTTGCATGTACTCCTTTGCCTGTTTGCTTACCGTACCCGTGGAAACATTTAGCAGATATGCCATATCAGAATGTGTTAGCAGTGCTCCCTGTTATATGCCTCTTTAAAGATCCTAACTACTTTTGTTTCCATAATTTCTCTATCTGAATACCCTTCCTTCTTCATCTCCAGGTCATCTTTGGAAATCAGGGTCAAAACAATTGGTGTTAATGGTGTTTTCTTACTGTTTTTACCATAATTTGGTTTCTCTGAAGCCTTTGCTCCATACCACAAAATCTGTCCAACTTCCAGTTTCCATGGCTCTCTATAAGATTTCCTCACCACTTCCACAAGATCATTGGCAAACATTTCCTGAATTTTGTCACCTGCAATAAACTGGTAATCATTCTGTATCAGATCCAGAACTGAACCTTTCAGGGAGCCTGTTACCTTTGTTTCAATCATTGACGGTACTTTCATCTGCTCCATCTCCCCGAACTGTTTTTTGGACCTGTTTCCGTGTTCGTTCTGCTGGTCTCTTTTTTTCCAAAAATGCTATGAAGCTGGTCTAAACGTTCCTGATGTTCCTCGGTAGAATAAGTCTCAATCAGCTCTTTGTATTCCTGAATTGTTTTTTCAGAAAGCCCTGTTATGATCCTGAGTTCTTCATCTTCGAATCCCTCTTCCGTCAGCACCATAATTCTTGCAAAATCCTTTACATAACGCATTATGGCTTCGCCACTATGTTGGGTCTTTCTCTCAATCTCGGTATATTCATACCCTTTAAGATATAGCTCCAGAATCCGTTTTTTGTGGCTTACTCCGGGACCTATATCCTTCCATTTTCCTCTGGTTGGCACCAGTTCCCCATTCTCTTCCAGCGCTTCTATATGTCGTGAAATTGTCTTTGTACTCTCTCCCAGAAGAATTGCTATGCCAGCCTGGGTGAGCAAAGCGCCCTGAGTGTGTGCTTCATTACTTATGCGCATGATCCGTTTATCCAGCAGCTCTCGCTGGTTCTTAACTTTGCAGTCTTCAGGGTCATAGATGGTGATACTGACAGAAACCAGATTCATTTCGTCAACTGGTACGCCAGGAGGAACGTCTTTGGAAACTCCATGGAAGATAACTTGGCTTTCTTTGCGCTGGCTGCTGAAATATAGATCAATATAGGAAATGAAGAGTTCAGACAGCGATCTGCAGACAGCACGAGGAAAGGAATAATCCTGCATCAGTTCATTGTAAAGTTGTGTCTGTAATTGGCGATTAAAAGTTGAGAGATATTCTTTTGGGATTTTAACGACCATTAGTGCCACCAACAATGCTTTGGTGACAAGAGTAGATAAACAATCGGTCAGAAGGGAGTATTTTCTTCTACTCTTTTTTCTTCTACTACTATTTTCATTCCTTTCTCCTGTTCCCGGAATAACACTGTAAACTTTGGGAATATTTATATTGGGGCATCCCGATACCCTGATATGAAGAAATGTGCTTATTGCAACTGTTCCGCAGCCTGCTATCTATATTATTTTGCAATGACCTTTTTCCCGGTGATGTTGCCGGAACGTTTCTGTCCATTGAAAATTATGCGTTGAAAGTTGTCTATGTCAAAAAGTATGTGTCATCTGAAGGAGAATTTTTGTGTGTTTTCACAAAAATAGCTTCTGAAGAGAGGTGCGAAAGAGAGAGCTATGTGCCTTATGTCTGTAACTAAAGGAACTCTTGCATTCATGTCTATTTTTTTGTTACTGAGCCCTGCTTCCGGTTCGTTCATCCCAACGGCAAACGGGTCAAATGGCTATTTTTACGAAATCTCAAACTCAATAGAAGTTCTCCTGCTGGAAACCATCGAACCCCCTGCCCTGCTTTTCATCCCTGAGTCCTCGGATCCCCTCACAGGAAGCAGAGATGGAAACAATAAGCACCTTGAGAAAATGAGCCCTTTTTTAATCCTGATAGCGGGCATCCTTGCAGGTTTTAACCCTTGCCTGCTTGCAGTAATGGCTTTTCTGGCTTCTGTCACTCTTGCTCAGACAGGAGGTAGAAAAGAGATGCTCAAAATCACCCTGGGCTTTTCTGCGGGCATTTTCACCATGTACATGTTTGCAGGAATAAGCATTTTGAGTACTGTCAGTTTCCTGCCTGAATTCCGGAGCCATTTTACGGCGATTACGATCCTGCTGACCGCCTTGCTTGGGTTCTGGCACATTTATGATGCTTATTGGCTTAGAACACATGCAAAGTCGACCTTCAAGACTCCGAAATCCCTGAAGGACTTTATGAGCCGTATGGGTGAAAAAAACCTCCTGCTTCTGTCCTTTCTCGCAGGGAGTATGTTTTCTCTGGTCAAGGCTCCCTGCGTAGGGGCAATCTATCTCTCAATCCTGAGTATGCTGGCAGTAAAAACCGATATTATAAGAGGAATAGCCTACATGGGGATCTACAACTTTGGCCTTCTGCTCCCTGTAATGTGCCTTGGTCTTTTACTGTCCTTCGGGTTGAGCCCTAAAAAAGTCACCGAATTCCGTGAAAAAAGAAGGGTGGAGATAAGGCTGATAACAGGGCTGATACTCATTGTCCTTGCCCTGCTGATGCAGCTCAGGATACTCTAAATAAAAGATACTTTGAATAAAAGTCAGATAAGGAGTCAGAGGCAAAAAGATATTCAAATGAAGATATTCAAATAAAAGCCAGATAAGGAATCAGAGCGTGGACTCCTCATCCGGTTCTTCCGTTGAGGGCTCTTCTGAAGCCCGAAGGCGCTTTTCTTCAATCATTTCCAGAAGCCTGTCCATTACTTCTTCGATTCCTTCTCCGGTAATTGTGGAGATGTTCAGCTCGATCTCATCCATTTTCCTGAACTCCGGCCTATCGGCTTTGTTGGCAACCACGAGCAGGGGTAGGTCAAAGTTTTCCCTGATTTCGGCAAGCAGGCGTTTCTGGTCTTCAATCTCATATCCGCAACTCTCACTCGGGTCCATAATGAACATTACAACCGCATCCAGGAAGTGGATTGCTGTGATTGCCTGGCGTTCGATATCGTTTCTCTCAGCCATCGGACGGTCAAGGAGCCCGGGGGTATCCATGACCTGATAACGGATTCCGTCCCGTATGAAGTGGCCGATTGTTACTCCTTTTGTTGTGAAGGGATATGGGGCTATTTCCGGGCTTGCTCCGGTAATTTTCGAAACAAAACTTGATTTTCCTACGTTTGGGTAGCCCGCAATTACAATTGTGGGTTCGTCCTGAACATCAGGGAGTTTCCTGAGGATGTTTCTGGCTTCATTCAGAAAGAGTAGGTCCTTATTGATGGACTTGATTATGGAGGCAAGCCTTCCGAAGGCTTCTTTCCTGACAGGATCGGGAGTATCTGCATCCCGCATTTTTCCTACATAGCTTCTTGCCACCTCATGGATCTTCCTGCTTGCCCAGTCTACGGAGGCCAGAGACATTTTGAGTTTTTCTACGCCCACAAGGATATCGGTCAGTTCATAATAAAATCTGGGTAGCTGTTCAAAACTTGGAAAGCGCCGGACTATGTTTGCAAGGTTATCCGTGAAAATGTTTGCAGCCGTCAGCACCATAGACTCGTTAGCTCTGAGCCGGCTTTCCCTCCCCTCAATAGTTTTCCCGGACATTGCTCTTGCTGCCCGTTTGAAAGCTTTATTAGTTAACTCCTCGGAAGTAGGAACTGTGTGAATTTTTTCAAATATCATCATTTTCTAACCCTCTGGGGGCTCTGTTAATCTATATAAAGGTTTTTCTGAGTGAGGAAGTTTAGCAGAAAAATCTAAATTCCGTAAGCAAAAGTTTTTCAAAAGTTCCTGAGCGGAGTTTCTTTACTTTTCTTATTCGGATTCTCTAAACAGCTTCTCTCTAGGCTTTTTCTGCCCAAAAACCTGTACAATCCCGGAAAACTGCCCGGGAAGATAATTAAGTTCTGGGCTTCATAGCATACGAAATTTTAATATAACTTTAAATTATACTTGTTCCTTTCTATTAAGCTCGATCTGGAGCAATATTCAAGAAATGTAAAATACTGTCTAATTTACATTTGTTTGTTGACTGCTCAATAATCGATTACAATTCTGGTTCTATCAGAAGTTTCAGTTATAAATTATTATAATAGACTTAAATACAGGCAGGAAAAAGGCTGTATTTTTAAGTAGAACCGGACTTTATTTATATTTGTAATTGTAATTTGTATTAGGTATTTGTAATCATTAATTATGGCAAATTAAGATTGTGGTAAATTAAGATTGTGGTAAATTAAGATTGTGGTAAATTAAGATTGTGGTAAATTAAGATTGTGGTAAATTAAGATTGTGGTAAATTAAGGTATATACTATTCTTGACATATGTTATTTCATCCTGATACAAGGTATATGAAATTGATGGTGGTAGTATGGAACTCACTCCGATTCAAAAAGACATTATTATTGCATTAATCAACCTTCAGCGGCAAAAAGACAGGGCAATTAAAGGGGAAGAAATTGCCGAAGTTATCCAGCGAAACCCTGGTACGGTCCGCAACCAGATGCAGTTACTAAAGGCTCTTGGGCTGGTTGAAGGCGTACCCGGGCCAAAGGGAGGTTATAAACCAACAGGGGCAGCATATGATGCTTTACGCATCCAGCAGTTGAAAAACGAATCCGTTGTTCCAATCTACAGGAATAATGTGATCGTTAACGGGGCAACAGCTGCAGAAATCAGCTTTACGACCGTCCGGAATCCCGATGCATGTAATGGAGTAATAAGGGTAATAGGTAATATCAAGGACTTTGTAATGGATGACAAGCTGCAGGTAGGGCCAACCCCCGTAAACCGCCTCATAGTCCGGGGGGAAGTTACGGGGAGAGACGACACCAACAACTCAATTCTTTTTAACATCACAGAAATGATCTCTCTGCCTAAAAAGCATGTCAAACATTATATGAAGTATCCTCCGCTGCTTGTGAACCTCAATGCCAGTATCCAGGAAGCAACAAGGCTTTTTATCCGGAATAACGTACACGGAGCCCCTGTAGAAGACAAAGGAAAAATCGTAGGGATAATTACCTATACTGATATTGCACACGCCATTGCCCAGGGAAAGCCCAATGTCAAGGTCAAGGACATAATGACAAAAGAGCTGATAACGGTTGACGGGGACATGCAGCTCTATGATGTGGTAAAACTCTTCCACAAGTATAATGTGGGAAGGCTTATTGTAACAATCAACGGAGTTCCCAAGGGGACCCTGTCAAAAACCGATGTTCTGAACGAACTTGCTGTATATTGAAACGGAAATCGCGTCTTAAAACTGGATAAGTTTATTGAACTCGTGCTCAGCAAATTGAACTCGGGATTAGCAAACTGAAACCGGATCCTTTTATTGAAACCGCAATCAGTTTATCAAAATCAGACTTAGCTAATTAAAACCGAGACCCTTATGTTGAAATCGAAGTCATCTGAGTGAAACCGTAGTTTAACCAGAGGAACACTAGACAGGAGGACAGAAGCCCGGGTTTTTCAAAACCCTTTCAACCTCTTTTAAAACCTCGCTTTAGCCTCTCTGGTCATTACCCGGGCGCTCTTCGGACTTTATCGTTTTTGAAATCGCTTTATCTGATTTTTAACCTCTTTATTCAGTCTCTTTTCATTTTTTCGTGTCTGGCACTGAGCTCGCCTGCAATCTCGTCAAGGGTAACGTTGTTTGCGGCGAGCAGTACCAGCAGATGGAAAATCAGATCCGAGCTTTCCGAGACGATTTCTTTATGGTCTTCATTCCTGACTGCAAGGATGGTTTCAATGGATTCCTCTCCCACTTTCTCAAGGATTTTATTCATACCTTTGCGGTGGTTCAGGAGTTTGCAGACATATGAATTTTCGTCATAGTTCTCTTTTCGGTCCAGGATTATATCGTACACCCTGTTTAAAATGGATAAGTCAGCCTCCGGCATTCTAACACCTGTTCAAGATAAATAGCAGTTATAACAATTCTGAAAAATAAAAAGAAGTAATAACAGGAGGGTTTTCAAACCTTCCTGGGGTCGGTAATTTCTCCCGTAAGGGCGGATGCTCCTGCGGTTGCAGGAGAAGAAAGGTAGACGAACGATTCGGCGCTGCCTTCTCTACCCTTGAAGTTACGGTTAGAGGTTGCAAGCCCGACTTCTCCCGGGCCGAGCAGGCCGAAAGAGCCACCCATACAGGGTCCGCAGCAGGGAGCTTCTACGATTGCGCCGGCATTCATGAGTTTTTCAACATATCCGGCTTTTAACAGTTTCATATATTCGGTTTTCGAAGCAGGCACAACAAGGAGACGCACACCTTTTGCTACAGGTTCGTCGCCCATGATATCAGCCATTATCTTTATGTCTTCAAACCTGCCATTCGTGCAGGAGCCCATAAAGACCTGGTCAAGCTTCGTGCCCTCAACTTCACTTACCGACTTCACGTTATCGACATTGTGGGGACAGGCTACCTGGGGTTCAAGGTCGGAGACATCGTAGTGCCTGATGTCCAGGTATTTAGCCTCTTCATCGGACTTCCAGTATGGGTCAAGTTTGTAGCCCGGAATCCTCTCCTGAAGGTATGCTTCGGTAACTTCGTCGGCTTCGATAATTCCTGCCTTTCCTCCCATCTCTATTGCCATGTTGGAGATGGTCATGCGCTCGGGAATGGAAAGGGAACGGATGGTCGAACCTGCATACTCGGCTGCCATATATCTGGCACCTTCCACTCCTACATCCCCGATGAGGTGCAGGATAAGGTCTTTGGAGTAAACGCGCTCTGGCAGTTTGCCTTCAACTTCAAAACGGAAGGTCTCGGGAACCCTGAACCAGAGTTTGCCTGTAGCAAAAACAGCTGCCATGTCAGTAGATCCTATACCGGTAGAAAATGCCCCTAAAGAACCGTATGCGCAGGTATGAGAGTCAGAGCCCACAATAAGGTCTCCGGGCAGTACATGCCCTTTTTCGGGCAGAACCTGATGGCAGACTCCCTCGTACACATCATAATTTAAAATGCCCTGCTCTTTTGCAAACTTCCTGAGCATGATGTGGTTTTCTGCGGCATTAATTGAGTCTGCAGGGACCTGGTGATCGAAAATGATTACGATTTTGCTGGGGTCCCAGACTTTTTTTTCTTCTTCATCTCTCATGATTTCGTAAAAGCCCTGGACTGCCAGCGGACCTGTGATGTCGTGGGTCATTGCCAGGTCTATGTTTGCCAGTACGAAATCCCCGGCTTTCACGGGAGTTCCGGAGGCCTTCGAAAAGATCTTCTCCGAAACGGTCATCGGACGATTGTCACTACCAGACATTCCGGTCATGGGGATAACTGGAGCTTTCTAATAAATAAATTTAATTGCTGAGCCGGAACGAAAATGGGGTTCAGGACAAGGACAGGGCATGTTTCTTCAGTATTTTTTCAGTATATCTTTCTTAATTGCAGGGTTGCTTTGTCGGTTATATTTTATCCGGGTGGGAGGCCAGTACAAACCCGTGCAATGCAGGGAAAGAAAACTGAAATTTTTCTTCAGGGACTCAGGAATCGTGCCTCAATCGATCATTTTTGTAATTCCTTTGCTGTCGTGAATCACATAAACACATGTGCCTTTTTCCAGATTATTTTTCGCAATCTCCAGCCCTTCTTTGTCTTTTTCAAAATCTTCGTATTTTTCGTACATTGCAAGCGTATCTTCAAGTTCCGCGATATATCTGGAGAGCAGGGCCTCTGCAAGTTTCCGGCTTTCTTCCTTAGAAATATGCCCTCCAAACCCTTCACATTCGCAGGTGTACAGTTTAAGTCCTTCAATGTAAAATGGATAGGTACTGCAGAGCATCGGGCGAACGGGATAAATCCTGCATCTGTTTGTGTCCTTATTGAGGAACAGACAGTCTCCATTCCTTTTTCGCCTGAGCATCCAGCCGTAGGCATGGATATTGCCCTGGGAGTCGATGTCCTCCCTCAGGAGCTCAAACAGCTGGGAAGGTTTTGAGAAAGCTTCTTCATCTGTTTCTGATATCTCCGGTTGCATGGAAGAAATTTCTCTATCAATTTCTCTACCTTCCTCCTTATTTCCGGTTTCTTCGGGCTGGCAGGTTTCAGGGATAAGGGGGCCTGCAACCTCAAGTTTTGAAAGCCCTGTGTGTTTCTGGATTTTTTCAATCTCGGAAGGGGTCAACACTACTCTGTTGTCCCCAAAAGCCCGCTGGCAGCACTTCCCGCAGTACTGGCAGGAAAAACCTGTTTTT containing:
- a CDS encoding pyridoxal phosphate-dependent aminotransferase, with translation MKEISFSENVSRIDTSGIRKIFEAAGSNAINLGLGQPDFDTPVHIKTAAIEAINEGFTGYTVGPGIPELREALSQKFLEENGFSVSPQEIIVTSGASEALTIALAALLNVGDEVLISNPGFVSYNALTEILNGKVVSVPLAEDLTMKPDAVLERITPKTKALILNSPSNPTGAVSSRADIKALAEIADDHNITIISDEVYEYFIYEGEHVSPASYSDNVVTINATSKSYSMTGWRLGYLAARKEYIAQMNKVHQYIQACANSIAQKAAYAAVTGPKDSVNAMREEFRKRRDLLVKGLNELGMECAFPKGAFYAFPKVENSAEVASKMISNGVVVVPGTAFGSEGDGYIRISYAASMKDIEKSLAIMEKVL
- a CDS encoding DUF1670 domain-containing protein; translation: MVVKIPKEYLSTFNRQLQTQLYNELMQDYSFPRAVCRSLSELFISYIDLYFSSQRKESQVIFHGVSKDVPPGVPVDEMNLVSVSITIYDPEDCKVKNQRELLDKRIMRISNEAHTQGALLTQAGIAILLGESTKTISRHIEALEENGELVPTRGKWKDIGPGVSHKKRILELYLKGYEYTEIERKTQHSGEAIMRYVKDFARIMVLTEEGFEDEELRIITGLSEKTIQEYKELIETYSTEEHQERLDQLHSIFGKKETSRTNTETGPKNSSGRWSR
- a CDS encoding cytochrome c biogenesis CcdA family protein — protein: MSVTKGTLAFMSIFLLLSPASGSFIPTANGSNGYFYEISNSIEVLLLETIEPPALLFIPESSDPLTGSRDGNNKHLEKMSPFLILIAGILAGFNPCLLAVMAFLASVTLAQTGGRKEMLKITLGFSAGIFTMYMFAGISILSTVSFLPEFRSHFTAITILLTALLGFWHIYDAYWLRTHAKSTFKTPKSLKDFMSRMGEKNLLLLSFLAGSMFSLVKAPCVGAIYLSILSMLAVKTDIIRGIAYMGIYNFGLLLPVMCLGLLLSFGLSPKKVTEFREKRRVEIRLITGLILIVLALLMQLRIL
- a CDS encoding NOG1 family protein translates to MMIFEKIHTVPTSEELTNKAFKRAARAMSGKTIEGRESRLRANESMVLTAANIFTDNLANIVRRFPSFEQLPRFYYELTDILVGVEKLKMSLASVDWASRKIHEVARSYVGKMRDADTPDPVRKEAFGRLASIIKSINKDLLFLNEARNILRKLPDVQDEPTIVIAGYPNVGKSSFVSKITGASPEIAPYPFTTKGVTIGHFIRDGIRYQVMDTPGLLDRPMAERNDIERQAITAIHFLDAVVMFIMDPSESCGYEIEDQKRLLAEIRENFDLPLLVVANKADRPEFRKMDEIELNISTITGEGIEEVMDRLLEMIEEKRLRASEEPSTEEPDEESTL
- a CDS encoding CBS domain-containing protein is translated as MELTPIQKDIIIALINLQRQKDRAIKGEEIAEVIQRNPGTVRNQMQLLKALGLVEGVPGPKGGYKPTGAAYDALRIQQLKNESVVPIYRNNVIVNGATAAEISFTTVRNPDACNGVIRVIGNIKDFVMDDKLQVGPTPVNRLIVRGEVTGRDDTNNSILFNITEMISLPKKHVKHYMKYPPLLVNLNASIQEATRLFIRNNVHGAPVEDKGKIVGIITYTDIAHAIAQGKPNVKVKDIMTKELITVDGDMQLYDVVKLFHKYNVGRLIVTINGVPKGTLSKTDVLNELAVY
- the hisE gene encoding phosphoribosyl-ATP diphosphatase, which translates into the protein MPEADLSILNRVYDIILDRKENYDENSYVCKLLNHRKGMNKILEKVGEESIETILAVRNEDHKEIVSESSDLIFHLLVLLAANNVTLDEIAGELSARHEKMKRD
- a CDS encoding 3-isopropylmalate dehydratase large subunit, whose amino-acid sequence is MTVSEKIFSKASGTPVKAGDFVLANIDLAMTHDITGPLAVQGFYEIMRDEEEKKVWDPSKIVIIFDHQVPADSINAAENHIMLRKFAKEQGILNYDVYEGVCHQVLPEKGHVLPGDLIVGSDSHTCAYGSLGAFSTGIGSTDMAAVFATGKLWFRVPETFRFEVEGKLPERVYSKDLILHLIGDVGVEGARYMAAEYAGSTIRSLSIPERMTISNMAIEMGGKAGIIEADEVTEAYLQERIPGYKLDPYWKSDEEAKYLDIRHYDVSDLEPQVACPHNVDNVKSVSEVEGTKLDQVFMGSCTNGRFEDIKIMADIMGDEPVAKGVRLLVVPASKTEYMKLLKAGYVEKLMNAGAIVEAPCCGPCMGGSFGLLGPGEVGLATSNRNFKGREGSAESFVYLSSPATAGASALTGEITDPRKV
- a CDS encoding YkgJ family cysteine cluster protein translates to MEESSSGSPQKPEKTKYQLILIAALKKEIEIARRLDPEKLASEIEKTGFSCQYCGKCCQRAFGDNRVVLTPSEIEKIQKHTGLSKLEVAGPLIPETCQPEETGNKEEGREIDREISSMQPEISETDEEAFSKPSQLFELLREDIDSQGNIHAYGWMLRRKRNGDCLFLNKDTNRCRIYPVRPMLCSTYPFYIEGLKLYTCECEGFGGHISKEESRKLAEALLSRYIAELEDTLAMYEKYEDFEKDKEGLEIAKNNLEKGTCVYVIHDSKGITKMID